In one Amia ocellicauda isolate fAmiCal2 chromosome 2, fAmiCal2.hap1, whole genome shotgun sequence genomic region, the following are encoded:
- the LOC136761230 gene encoding 1-phosphatidylinositol 4,5-bisphosphate phosphodiesterase gamma-1, whose protein sequence is MCAARFNGGAEEPSGGTGLLDWAEAGPHVLRCLQVGTVMTLFYQKKSQRPERRTFQVKLDTRQIAWSRNPDKVDGEVDIREIKEVRPGKSSRDFERWPEEARRLEPSHCFTLLYGLEFRLRTLSLAAFSEEEVSLWLTGLTWLVTDTHRAPAPCLTERWLRKQFDAMDRNREGSVTVKDVKSLLPQINYRVPNMRFLRDKLQEVEARCDLTFPHFSQLYRTLMFDAQKSVIEQLELSFPLRNVDRPELCQISLYDFQKFLQLDQKEPWAADLARVRDFLCGYLKEGQQTAEPTLQLDEFLSFLFSRENAVAEVGGAVNPDEMKRPLSQYWISSSHNTYLTGDQFSSESSLEAYARCLRMGCRCIELDCWDGPDDLPIIYHGHTLTSKIKFLDVLHTIREHAFVTSDYPVILSIEDHCSVVQQRNMACLFRRVFGDMLLTKPVDPNAEELPSPYQLRRKILIKHKKLAEGTLYEEVSSASCSENDISNSLRNGILYLEDPIDHTWTPHYFVLTSKKIYYSEETSHYQSPGEEEEEEGKEELNSTELHSSERWFHGKLGGGRDGRQVAEKLLQEYCGEGGGKEGTFLVRESETFVGDYTLSFWRSGRVQHCRIHSRQEGGSTRFFLTDNLVFDSLFLLIRHYRQVPLRCNEFEMRLGSPVPQPNAHESREWFHSSLSRVQAEHMLMRVPRDGAFLVRKRSEPHSYAISFRAEGKIKHCRVQQEAGQFRLGSSAEFESLVDLVCYYERHPLYRRMRLRYPINDDTLDRMGTTELDYGALYEVRTPHFYVEANKMPTARCTVKALYDYRAQREDELCFPKQALILNVDKQEGGWWRGDYGGKKQLWFPANYVEEVPSSPTQESDEACAENSPLGSFLKGFIDVPMCHVVVQKEGRSGRTFVFTLHSQQMAPPLPGLDVAADSLEDLTGWVSKIREAAQNADARMQEEKQMERRKKIALELSELVVYCRPVPFDEDKIGTERACYRDMSSFPETKAEKYANRAKGRRFLQYNRRQLSRVYPKGQRLDSSNYDPLPLWLCGSQLVALNFQTPDKPMQLNQALFTLGGSSGFVLQPDVMREETFDPFDKTTLRLEPITIQIQVLGARHLPKNGRSIVCPFVEVEVCGADFDCSKNKTDVVADNGLNPVWQQKQFVFDVHNPSFSFLRFVVFEEDMFSDPNFLAQATFPVRSLKTGYRSVPLKNSYSEDLELAALLVHIEIVNAKEEDDENLYSSIQRLRDRTSELSNQVSALERAGPADHSYQQSLEELRAAQDQLSELIEARNRRLMEKKKREKLRQQMVAKRS, encoded by the exons tggatATCCGAGAGATTAAGGAGGTGCGCCCAGGGAAGAGTTCGCGCGACTTCGAGCGCTGGCCGGAGGAGGCGCGCAGACTGGAGCCCTCACACTGCTTCACCCTGCTGTACGGCCTGGAGTTCAGACTGCGCACTCTGAGCCTGGCTG cATTCAGCGAGGAGGAGGTCAGTCTGTGGCTGACGGGGCTGACCTGGCTggtgactgacacacacagagctcCGGCACCCTGTCTAACAGAGAG gtgGCTGCGGAAACAGTTTGATGCCATGGATCGAAACAGAGAGGGCAG TGTCACAGTGAAGGATGTGAAGTCTCTGCTGCCCCAGATCAACTACAGAGTGCCCAACATGCGGTTCCTGCGggacaagctgcag gagGTGGAGGCTCGCTGTGACCTGACCTTCCCTCACTTCAGCCAGCTGTACAGGACTCTGATGTTCGACGCACAGAAGAGT GTCATCGAGcagctggagctctccttcccCCTGCG GAATGTGGACAGGCCGGAGCTGTGTCAGATCTCTCTCTATGACTTCCAGAAGTTCCTCCAGCTGGACCAGAAG GAGCCCTGGGCGGCGGATCTGGCCCGGGTTCGAGACTTCCTGTGCGGTTACCTGAAGGAGGGGCAGCAGACCGCCGAGCCCACACTGCAGCTGGACGAG ttCCTGTCATTCCTTTTCTCCCGGGAGAACGCGGTGGCAGAGGTGGGGGGGGCGGTGAACCCAGACGAAATGAAGCGGCCTCTGTCCCAGTACTGGATCTCCTCCTCACACAACAC GTATCTAACCGGAGACCAGTTCTCGAGCGAGTCGTCTCTGGAGGCGTATGCCCGCTGTCTGAGGATGGGCTGCCGCTGCATTGAGT tggacTGCTGGGATGGCCCAGATGACCTGCCAATCATCTACCACGGCCACACCCTCACCTCCAAGATCAAGTTCCTGGATGTACTGCACACCATCAGAGAGCACGCCTTCGTCACCTCCGA CTACCCGGTGATCCTGTCCATAGAGGACCACTGCAGTGTGGTGCAGCAGAGGAACATGGCCTGTCTGTTCAGGAGGGTGTTCGGGGACATGCTGCTCACCAAGCCTGTGGACCCCAACGCAGAGGAGCTGCCCTCCCCCTACCAGCTGCGCAGGAAGATCCTCATCAAG cataAGAAGCTGGCTGAGGGGACTCTGTATGAGGAGGTGTCCTCTGCCAGCTGCTCTGAGAACGACATCAGCAACTCCCTGCGCAACGGGATTCTGTACCTGGAGGACCCCATCGACCAC ACCTGGACGCCTCACTACTTCGTCCTGACCAGCAAGAAGATCTACTACTCTGAGGAGACATCACACTACCAGAGCCCaggcgaggaggaggaggaggagggcaaGGAG GAGCTGAACAGCACCGAGCTGCACTCGTCCGAGCGCTGGTTCCACGGGAagctggggggggggcgggacGGGCGGCAGGTGGCGGAAAAGCTGCTGCAGGAGTACTGCGGTGagggggggggcaaggagggcaCCTTCCTGGTCAGGGAGAGCGAGACCTTCGTGGGAGACTACACCCTGTCCTTCTG gCGCTCAGGCCGTGTGCAGCACTGTCGTATTCACTCCCGCCAGGAGGGCGGCTCCACGCGCTTCTTCCTCACGGACAACCTGGTGTTCGACAGCCTTTTCCTGCTGATCCGGCACTACCGCCAGGTGCCACTGCGCTGCAACGAGTTCGAGATGCGCCTGGGCAGCCCTGTGCCGCAGCCCAACGCACACGAGAGccgaga GTGGTTCCACTCCAGCCTGTCCCGTGTGCAGGCGGAGCACATGCTGATGAGGGTGCCGCGGGACGGGGCATTCCTGGTGCGCAAACGCAGTGAGCCGCACAGCTACGCCATCTCCTTCAG GGCGGAGGGCAAGATTAAGCATTGCCGCGTGCAGCAGGAGGCCGGTCAGTTCCGGCTGGGCAGCTCGGCGGAGTTCGAGAGCCTGGTGGACCTTGTCTGCTACTACGAGAGACACCCGCTGTACCGGCGCATGCGGCTGCGCTACCCCATCAACGATGACACCCTGGACAGGATGGGCACCAcg GAGCTGGACTACGGGGCACTCTATGAGGTGCGCACGCCACACTTCTACGTCGAGGCCAACAAGATGCCCACTGCCAGG TGCACAGTGAAGGCGCTGTACGACTACAGAGCCCAGCGCGAGGATGAGCTTTGCTTCCCCAAACAGGCCCTGATCCTGAACGTGGACAAACAGGAGGGAGgctg GTGGCGCGGTGACTACGGGGGAAAGAAGCAACTGTGGTTTCCAGCCAATTATGTGGAGGAGGTGCCAAGCTCACCCACCCAAGAGAGCGATGAGGCT tgtgcagAGAACAGTCCCCTGGGCTCGTTCCTGAAGGGCTTCATCGATGTGCCCATGTGCCACGtgg TGGTGCAGAAGGAGGGCCGGAGCGGGCGGACGTTTGTCTTCACACTGCACTCTCAGCAGATGGCCCCCCCGCTGCCCGGGCTGGACGTGGCGGCCGACTCTCTGGAGGACCTGACGGGCTGGGTCAGCAAGATCAGAGAGGCGGCCCAGAACGCAGACGCACGG ATGCAGGAGGAGAAGCAGATGGAGCGCAGGAAGAAGATCGCTCTGGAGCTGTCCGAGCTGGTGGTCTACTGCCGGCCTGTGCCCTTCGACGAGGACA AGATCGGGACGGAGCGGGCTTGCTACCGGGACATGTCCTCCTTCCCGGAGACGAAGGCGGAGAAGTACGCCAACCGCGCCAAGGGCCGGCGCTTCCTGCAGTACAACCGGCGCCAGCTGTCCCGCGTCTACCCCAAGGGCCAGCGCCTGGACTCCTCCAACTACGACCCCCTGCCCCTGTGGCTGTGCGGCTCCCAGCTCGTCGCCCTCAACTTCCAGACGCCtg ACAAGCCCATGCAGCTGAACCAGGCCCTGTTCACCCTGGGGGGGAGCAGTGGCTTTGTGCTGCAGCCTGACGTCATGAGGGAGGAGACTTTCGACCCCTTCGACAAGACCACCCTGCGCCTGGAGCCAATCACCATCCAGATCCAG GTGTTGGGGGCGCGCCACCTGCCAAAGAACGGCCGCAGTATCGTGTGTCCCTTTGTGGAGGTGGAGGTGTGCGGCGCCGACTTCGACTGCAGCAAGAACAAGACCGACGTCGTGG cggaCAATGGGCTGAACCCAGTGTGGCAGCAGAAGCAGTTTGTGTTTGACGTCCACAACCCGTCCTTCTCATTCCTGCGCTTTGTGGTGTTTGAGGAGGACATGTTCAGCGACCCCAACTTCCTGGCCCAGGCCACCTTCCCCGTCCGCAGCCTCAAGACAG GCTACAGGAGCGTGCCCCTGAAGAACAGCTACAGTGAGGATCTGGAGCTGGCTGCCCTGCTGGTACACATCGAGATCGTCAATGCCAAG GAGGAGGATGATGAGAACCTGTACTCCTCGATCCAGCGCCTGCGCGACCGCACAAGCGAACTGTCCAATCAGGTGTCGGCACTGGAGCGGGCGGGGCCGGCGGACCACTCCTACCAGCAGAGCCTGGAGGAGCTGCGGGCGGCACAGGACCAGCTGAGCGAGCTGATCGAGGCCCGCAACCGCCG